The Syntrophales bacterium genomic sequence GATCGCCCAGACGGACGTGCGGATCCGGGAAGCCGCCCGGATGGGCTTCCGGCGCTGCATCCTGCCCAAAACCCGGGAGACCCGGAAGCGCTCCCGGGGAGACCTTGAGATCCACGCCGTGAGCCACCTCCGGGAGCTCCTCGAACACCTGTTCTGAAGGACCGCTGCCGGATGCCGGGAGGCTCCGCTTATTCCCGGCTGCTCCGGTCGCCGATGACGGCGGCGAGATCCGCTACGTAAGACTTCATCTGCTGTGCCTGGGCGGTCATTTCTTCGGAGGCGGAAGCGGATTCTTCCGCGCTGGCCGCCGTCTGCTGGGTGACCTTGTCCATCTCCGCGACGGCCTTGTTGATCTGGTCGATGCCCTGGGCCTGCTCGCTGGAGGCGGCGGCGATCTCCCCGACCAGCTCCCCGACCTTGGCGGAGTTTACGGCAACCTCGCTGAAGGCCTCGCTTGTTTTCCCCACCAGATCGGACCCTTCCCGGATCTTCTTGACGGTGCCCTCGATCAGGCCCGAAGTGTTCTTCGCGGCCTCGGCGGCCCGCATGGCCAGGTTCCGGACCTCTTCCGCCACGACGGCAAATCCCGCCCCGGCCTCCCCGGCCCGCGCCGCCTCCACGGCCGCGTTCAGGGCCAGGAGGTTGGTCTGGAAGGCGATCTCGTCGATCGTCCTGATGATCTTGGATGTCTCCTCGCTCGCCGCGGTGATCTCTCGCATGGAGCTGGTCAGATGTTCCATGGAATCATTCGCCTTCTTCACGACGGTGTTGGCCTGGTTCATGAGGGCGTCTGCCTGGGAGGCGCTGCCGGCGTTCTGCCGGGTCATGGAGGCCATCTTTTCCAGGGAGGTGGAGGTTTCCTGCAGGGAAGATGCCTGGTCGTTCGCTCCCTCCGCCAGTTGCTGTGCCGTCGCCGACACCTGCGCCGATGCGGATGCCACCTGGTCCGACGACTCCGTCAGCCCGGCGGTGGCCCGATTGATGGGCCGGGTGATGGAGCGGACAAGGAAGAAACTGGCGGATGTCATGAGTGCGCCGATGGCCAGGAGCGCGAGGAAATTAAACAACAGAATCCGGTTCAGTTCGCGGCTCATCAGGTCGAGGTCCTTGCCGATGAAGAACATGCCGACGGTCTTGTTGTCCACATTCGTGACGGGCCAGTAGGCCGTGTGGAAGTTCTTGCTCAGGA encodes the following:
- a CDS encoding methyl-accepting chemotaxis protein, whose protein sequence is MMKITLSGKILGLVALTILLAGGAVFATSYLLFSSGLDDQGQTETRAMAHIVQRHVEEQKRLAVGAAASLASHPNLIAAVERKDGEAVRKIGKSAMENLGIAFVTVADRDGVVIGRGHSDKSGDSVMDQVNVKNALSGRASTGVEPGTVVKFSLRAGHPVLQGGRVIGSVTAGFDLSTDAFVDDIKKRFGVESTIFQGDTRIATTIIRDGKRAVGTKMDNPRVLEAVLQKSGQYLDRNRILSKNFHTAYWPVTNVDNKTVGMFFIGKDLDLMSRELNRILLFNFLALLAIGALMTSASFFLVRSITRPINRATAGLTESSDQVASASAQVSATAQQLAEGANDQASSLQETSTSLEKMASMTRQNAGSASQADALMNQANTVVKKANDSMEHLTSSMREITAASEETSKIIRTIDEIAFQTNLLALNAAVEAARAGEAGAGFAVVAEEVRNLAMRAAEAAKNTSGLIEGTVKKIREGSDLVGKTSEAFSEVAVNSAKVGELVGEIAAASSEQAQGIDQINKAVAEMDKVTQQTAASAEESASASEEMTAQAQQMKSYVADLAAVIGDRSSRE